TCAGCCTTTTCTGGTCCCTGCGTCCCCTGGCTGGTGTGCTTATCCAGCCAGTGCTCCAGCTTCAGGTGGGCTGCCATCTTGGCCGTCCCCAACTACTTGCCATTGACattgctgtagcttccaacagtttttctgagtttttctgtGTTTCTGCCCCAAATCAAGTCAGCCCTCCAGCAGCTGAGCTCAGGCCTCAGTAGAGAACTGAAGAGCTTAAGCAGATGGGAACATCCCCGGGCTAAAACACCACTCCTGTTCTTACTAAGGTCCAGTAGTttgtcttcaaaaaaattggtctcagttttttcttttttttttttttgcctttggtcAACTTCTAGAGTCTGACAGTAGATGCTTTTGATAGTTATATCCAGTTAATCTTACTTTTGGGGAAGAGGATTTGTCAAGCTCCTTTCTCTGTCATTCTGGAAGTTTCCCCCaattttggctgtactgagatttgaactcaaacccagggcctcacacttgccgcTTGCTaggccttgtttgtttttttttttttgtggtgttggggatgaaacccagtgCCTTATGTGTATAAGCGCTGTACCATTGAGCCATGCTCCCCTcctggatggcctcaaactcttgatcttcttgccttagcctccagagAGCTTGAATTACAAGAGGGAGCTACCACATTTGGCTTCCAGGCTCCCAAATCTTTTCAACAGTCATGGTGTTTCACCTTCATGGATCTCACTATTTGTTTGTCAGTCCCTGAATGATGGCCGTATAGGTTGCCTCCATTGGCAAGTGAGCCATTCTAGTCATGCCTGGGCAGCTTGTCTCCTCTGAGCTCTCCCTGCTGCCTAGGGGTGGGACCTACTGACTCCTTCCTCATGCTTCAACTCTGTTTCTTCAGGGAAAACACTAATCAAGGTGTCAGAAGCTGAAAAGCTCCTGGGAGCTGCAGAGCGAGATTTTATTCACACTGCATCCATCAGCTTCCTCACGCCCCTACGCAACTTCCTAGAAGGGGACTGGAAGACGATTGCGGTGAGGGCCAGGACCACTCTGCTTCCTGTAGCCACACAGCCCCTTAGAGCTCTTCCCACACCAGGGACCTGGGACCTCTGGGTCTGAGATGTTTCCTGTAGACTAAGTGAGCTGGGGTAGCCTCCCATATCTGGGCCTGTTTCCCTGTGTTGCAAAAGCCCTGTGGGGTGGGCATGGGTCTTGTCATGCCCAGGATCTCCCAGGCCTGGCTAGGGCCTCACTGTCCCCCATTGCTTACCCTGCAGAAGGAGAGGCGGCTCCTCCAGAACCGGCGTCTGGACTTGGACGCCTGCAAAGCACGACTGAAGAAGGCCAAGGCTGCTGAGGCCAAGGCCACGGTAGGTGTCCCCACCTGCTTCCTGGCCTCCAAGCTCTAGTCGGAGCCCTGGGCTGGGGGCACGCAGGGACCTGGTGTTTAGCATGACTGTCCCTCTCGCTGACTGGGGGGCATGGCTGGGGGCTGGACTAAGCTGACCATTCAGGACATATCTCTCTCCAACCCCAAGGGAGCCTTGGTGACCACGCAGACATTGGGTGGGTAGACCAGCAGTGCCCCCAGCTGGGAGCAGGACACCCCACAGCCTCCCCAGATGCCAGCTGGAGTTTCTCGCATGCCCTTATCCTGCTTCCCCAGATGCTTGGCTTTCTGTTCCCGGCTCTGCCCGGACATGGCTCCCCACTAACTCCCCCTGCCGCTTCAGTGCTGGACCAGGTGCCCTGTGCTCAAGCTTCCCAGGCTGGTGTGAGAACTTCCGAGCCTACCTGTCCAGCACAGGACTGAGAGGCCTGTGTAGCCTTGGCCAGGCTAGTGGGATACAGCATGGGCTGATTTGACTGGTCTAGGCCAGGAGTGGGAGGGCTGAATTTGAGAGCGAGCACACAATTGGCTTGCCAGGTTTACTCAGGAGCCCAGGGTCCTAATGCCCACCTCAGGCCCTAAGGAAGAAAGTCCCAGGCCTGGGACATTCTAGGGAAACCGCCCACCCTTCTCCCCAAGCTCTTAGTTAAGGCAGACCAGGGCAGCCTAGGTGAGCCCAGGTGGGCTCACAGCCATCCGTGACCCAAGCCTTCCTTGCATTCCTCTACAGTGTGGCCATGGAGCCCTGAGGCCACATCTGGGCCTGCACTGTCTCCTGCCAGATCTGTAGCAGAGTCTAAACTCATCCAGGTGTGGGTCCAAATGCAAGGGAGGGACCCAGCTACTGCAGTCTTGGAGGGGTTGGCCAGGCCAGGGCTGTTGGGTTGAGAACTTGTAAGTCACCTGGGTAGTACAGTCTCTCCCTGTCACTCAGGGCTGGATAACCTTACACCAGAACAAACTTCCTCAGTCAGCCAGGCCAGAAGGCCTTTTCCTAGTCCCTACAGGGTACGACCTCTTCTCCTCTTGGGCCCAGACAGCCTCAGGCCTGTGGGCCAGGTCAGGCAGGAGCAGTGTCCCAGGGGACTCAAACCCAGCAGCTTGCTCTGGACTCACGCTCCTCAGGACTCCTGCCAGAGGGTGGGCTGTGAGCACCTTTCCACTCTGTACCTGGTGTCCCCTCCTGCGGGCCAGGGACCCGCTCCACCTGCGCTGTGCACTCACTAACTCtctgtttttgttcctttctgtTCTGCTTGGGTAACTTGGCCCAGTGTGAGGGAGATGTGAGTATACCTGTCCCACGTGCTGTGCTGCTTCTGGTCTGCCCTTCTCACCCACAGGTGCCAATGCCATAGCTGGCCCAGGGCATGTCCTTGGGTGTTTTGCAATCAGCTGGTCCCCCTCAGTGCCTCTGCCTGCCACGCGGAGTCTTTGGTTTAGGGGGTGCAGGTGTTGAAGCCTGTGAGACAGCTTCTTGCAAATGTCAAAAGCACGTCACTGTCCATCTATGCATCCATCTGTCCACCCTTGCAGGGGAGGGGCCTGGCTCTCGACGAAGTTTCCAGATGGGTGTGTGGAGATTTGGGGTTTGAGAAAGCTGTGGCAGGGTGGGCCTTGGGGAGTTGGGGGGTCTAACTGGGGCCTCTGGGTGTGCCTGGGGTCCAGGGGGAGGGGGCCCATCCTGTGGGTGAGAGCTGCAACAACAGCTGTAGGCTGCTTGTTTGCCACATGGACTCATGAGTTCCCAGCACATCCATCCACTGGGTCTTTGTGTGGACTCACCGAACCCCAAGCTCGCCTCATTTCCAACGGATTGGAGTGAGCACAAGGGGACTGTGTTATTTCTGTCTATGTCCTCCTGTCCCTGTGGCCAGGGCCTCTCACATCTCCTGGTAGGAGACTCGGGGGCAGCCTCCTGGTCTCAACCCCAGCCCGGGCCCAGGGTGACCGTCTCCCCCATGAACTCTTCCCCGCCAGACGGTGCCTGACTTTCAGGAGACTAGACCTCGTAATTACATTCTCTCCGCCAGCGCCTCCGCGGTAAGCGCCCCCTCCCTGTCTGGTCTCCTCCCCCAACTGCCCCAGTGCTGGCCCTGAGTGCACAGGACCAGCAGCCAGCAGGTGAGATGGGCCCGGTGACTGGTTGCCACGGAGGCCGGGGAGGGCAGTTCTGGGTACAGGGAAGCAGCATGCCCGCCTTTGCCCATGGCCTGCCCTGCCTATGGCTATGTGGTTGGGCTGGCTCCTCCCAGCACAGTGCTGAACTATGTGATGGACTTAGGACAGCACTGTCCTGCCTCCAGGGGATGTGAAGGTGGCCTACCCACTCGCCTCCCATGAGGAGCACTGTCCCTTGGCCCCTCCTATCTGAGTGCTAGGCCCTGGGTGGGTGGAAAATAGGATGCAGCCTGGGCCCAATGCACAGTCTCCTAGACAAGCAGCTCAGCAGCCACCTTTGTGGCATACCTGCTGGGTGACCTGGGAGGCACAAGAGGGGACAGGTGGGTGGTGGGCTCCCAGCTGAGCCCAGATCCAGCATAGGGCATGTCCTGAAGACAGCTGGGCTGGAGCTGGAGGGAGTTAGGCAGGGGACCTGTCTTTGCACTTTGTTGTGAGGTCTGTTGGCCGCTTGAGTGAGCTGGTAGTATGTCCGTTCAGGGTGGGAGCTAGGCCAGCCACACCACCTCTCATACCTGTCACACTCCCAGTACACTTTCTGTTCTCTCCCACCATCCCCAAAGGGTGAGGCCTCCTACACCGCCCCTCAGCCCTCCTCTCCTGTTCCGAGCATGTTTCTGTGTGTCTCATGCTGTCCTTCTGTGGCTGGCAATTGGTCCTTGAGGTGACAAGTGTACCTTTCCTCTTGGGCTGGTTGCTGGGCCTTCCAGTACAGCATGTGAGgagctcctcccccaccccaccccggtGTGGGCCCTGTGCACCGCTGCCCCAATGGTTCTGCTTTCTTTGTATCAGGGTGTTGTCCTAGGTCAGCTTCCCATGAGTGGCTGGAGAAATGGGTCTCCTAAGTCacggcggggggaggggggtctTTCTTCTCTAGACTCTGGATGACACTTCCCGGCCCCCTCCCCGGGCCAAGTTGAAGGAGAAACATCCTGGAGGGTGGAGGCcgccctgtttttttcttttgccactgACCCCCAGTGTGACTCAGGCCCGAGGCTGCCTTTCTCTGCTGGAGGACAGAAAGGTTCAGTGACTGGCCCAGGGTCACTCATCCTGCCTTCCAGCAGGAgtcagggtggggtggggacacTTGGTCTTTCAAGACCCCACTCAGAGTTGGGGGCGGATGCTATAGGAGAGACCCAAGCAGGACTTCCTGGCTGGCTGTCCCCTGCTTGCATGTGGCATGTTAGATGGGCCGTGGTTGTCACTCCCCTGCCCTCACGCCAGGCCTTATCCCACTTCAGCTCCTGGTTGGGCCAGGGTGGGTTGGGGGATAGGGTGGGCAGAGGTTGGGTCCCTGGGAGCTGGGGCAGGGCATGGGCTCAGGGGTCTGGCTGTTCCCCTCCCCTGCTGATTGGTGCCCACTGTCCCTCTCCTATTGACCGGTGCTGTTGTGGTCTCTGCAGCTTTGGAATGATGAGGTGGACAAGGTGAGTTGGGGTCTGGGAGGATGGAGGCAAGGGCTAGAGGGGTGGAGACGGTTTCACCCATACCTGTCGCTGTGGGTCAGGTGTTCAGAGCACTGGGCTCTGCTCCACGCTTGCTGGGGCACTGGGGTTGGTGGGGAGCATTTTCCCTCTCTGGGCCTATTTCCCCTCTGTGGGAAACATTTGCTCCATAAAACCTCAGCACAAATAGGCCTGGAGATGCATCTGCTAGGTGGCTTTCCCCTGCCTGCAGCTGCCTACAAGGTCCTGGGGTTTCAAGTGAGCTCTAGCTTCTCCAGGGGTCAAGGCTCCAGGTGTGAAGCTGAGATAGACCCAGATGTCTGCATCCCAGGGAGAAGTGTCTGTTCATGGAGGGCCAGCTGTGGAAGCTGCCTGGGGGTGGGAGACTAGAGCATGGGGAGGTTGGTAGGAGGGGGCAGTGTGGCTCTGTCACATCCTCACTCTGCCTGCCCCACCCCACACAGGCTGAGCAGGAGCTCCGAGTGGCCCAGACAGAGTTTGATCGGCAGGCAGAAGTGACACGTCTCCTGCTGGAGGGTATCAGCAGCACTCATGTGAGTCCTGCCCTGTGCCCACTGAGGCTCACCACTAAGAGTTTTCACCCATGCCAGAACCAGGGCAGGGGCTGGCAGTGAACCTGGGTGGGATGGAACTTTTGTTCGCTAGGACACCGCCTGTCCTGGGGCCAAAGGTTAGACAGCAGCACTGGCCTTTTCCCCCAGGTGAACCACCTTCGCTGCCTCCATGAGTTCATCAAATCTCAGACAATTTACTATGCACAGGGCTACCGTCACATGCTGGACTTGCAGAAGCAGCTGGGCAGGTGTGCTTGGGCCCTGAGTCCCTGGGGTTCCCCAACTCCCAGACCCAATAAATGGCCTGGCTGCTCCAGCTAGGAGCCTTCTGTGAGCCACCACACGGCTGGCTTGAAGGGTTCGGCAGGAACTCTGCCTGGGCACACTGTGTGGTGGACCCCAGGTGGCTGTCCTCAGTGGCTATTCGGTCTCCTGGTCTACAGTTTCCAGAGAAAGCCTGGGTGGGGAGGATGGCAAGGACAAGGGGACGGAATCACCTCATCTTCCTTGCTTTGCTTTTCCCTTTGTGCTGCCAGCTCCCAGGGTGCCATGTGAGTAGCTGGGGACAGGGCCTCCTTCCTGGGACTAGGGAGAGGCCGTGGCCTATGGGGCGTCTGGTGGGGCACATGGGGACTGGCTGCGGCTGCTAACAACATTCTCTCTTCCAGATTTCCTGGCACCTTTGTGGGCACAACAGAGCCTGCCTCCCCACCCCTCAGCAGCACCTCGCCCACCACTGCCGCAGCCACCATGCCTGTGGTACCCACAGTGGCTGGCTTGTCTCCTCCTGGAGAAGCTGCACTCTGCCTGGAGGAAGTGGCACCCCCTGCCAGTGGGACCCGCAAGGCCCGGGTGCTCTATGACTATGAGGCAGCCGACAGCAGTGAGCTGGCCCTGCTGGCTGACGAGGTGGGCCTGCGCAAACAGGCTAGGGCTGGAATAGGAGCTCCTGGGAGTATTGAGTCTACAGACCTGAGGTCACTGTCTTAGAGTCTCCTAGGGACCCTGGGGCAGAGCAGGTCTGGGGGTAAGAAATGGCCCTTACCTGGTGTCTGAATAGCACCATGAGGAGATGGGACACCTGCCACTGAAGTGTAGATGCCCTGGCCACAGGGAGATGGCACCTTTGTTGCTCCCCTAGTCCTGCTGCCAGTTTTGCCCCCATCCAGGGCATGAccttttttctgttgttcttgtaGCTCATCACCGTCTACAGCCTGCCTGGCATGGACCCTGACTGGCTTATTGGCGAGAGAGGCAACAAGAAGGGCAAGGTCCCTGTTACCTACTTGGAACTGCTCAGCTAAGCAGGCCCCTCCCAGGCTCTGCCCTGCCACTTGTCTGTTGGTGACAGCTACTCAGGGTGGGGAGACTAACCCCATTCTGCCCATGCCCCCTCATCCAGCTGTGAGACGGGCTGAACGGCCCGCCCCTCTCAGCCCTGCTTCTGACCTGTGGTTCTGGAGCCCTGGCCCTGCCTGCACACGCTGCACATCCCAATCCTTCCAGCTCCCCTAAGGAGGGCCACTGGGCTCGGCATTGCAGTAGGCCCAGGACCTGCTGGGAGCACCCCTGCATTGAAGAAAGCACGTGCCTTTTAGTTGCCAAAGGCCAGGAGGGGACAGTAGCAAGGAGGCAGGCAGATCTCTGGCAGCCCGGGGCCTCAGTACTGCCCTGGGAGGGGAGAGGTCAGCAGGAGATAAACCAGCCCAGAGCAGCACTGTCTGGTGctaccctctccccttctccctcacaGCTCAAGCTAAGGCCGTGGCTCTAGCCTTCCCCTCCCACACTTTTTAACTGGTATTTTTACTTCTGCCTGTCTGCTTGCTCTCTAGCCAAAGGTGAATAAACCCTACTTTGTGTGCAAGTTGCCTGGGCTCCCATCAGGGTCTTTTGAGTGCACAGGCTAGCCCTGAGGTTGCGGGGTCCAGATTTTCATCTTCTTTGGGTGGGGGTGGTGGATTGCACCCAGAGCATAGGGCAAAAGGTAAGTTTTTCAAAGCTTCCTGGTCACACCAGGGCTCAGCCTCTCCTGGCAGCACAGTTCCCACTGTGAAgctgtaaaataaaaacactttgtTTCTAAGAAAAACTTCCCTAAATTTGGACTGTAGAGTGGACTATAAGTGGCTTGCCTGCCAGCTGAAACTCAACTAGCTGGCAGCCTTCTGTCGGCCCAGCCTGGAGCCTAGCTTGTGCCCACAGGTCCTCACAGCAAATTCAGTGTCCACACTATAATGAGGGAAGAATGATCAGAGATGGTCACCATCTTGAGGTGCTACAGCTGGCAGGTGAGCAGGCCCAGGGACCAAACCCTGGTCAGCCTGACTTGGGACCTCAAGTGTGGTCATATCTTAGATGGGCCCAGCATTCTGCACTGTGGCTTCTGTAAGTGGGAGAAGGGGTCTGAGCTATAAATAGAAGTAGAGCTCCAGAAAGGCTGCACCTGGAGATAAAACACAGCCAGCTGGGCAAGCTAAAGAAAGGAGTGTCTGACACCAGGCACCCAGGACTTAGAGAAGGAATGCTGGTGAGTTAGCCATCGATACATATCCTGCCTTCCCCTGGCCACCACCATGCTTACTGGGCCCTAAGCTGACGCCACCTGTCCAAAGTTCTGAGGGAGCTGGCATGTCTACCCCTTGCTTTGAAGGCACACCTCACTCCATCATCTATAAACAGTACtttaatatttgtataaataGACCACAGTATTAGCAAAAACTGTAAGAACAGACCGTGGAAACCCTCACACCGCACCCAGCTTCTCCTATGCTGCTGGGAGGCTCCAGTGCCTCCCTGGCTGGCCACGTGCTGTGGGGAATGCTTGAAGGAAGGAGCCACCTTGGGGATGTTTTGACCTTGAGCGCCTGAGCGCACAAACCCCTAGCTCCCCACCCCTGTTGACCACTTGATCTAGTACAAAAATAATGTCAGCGGGAAGGTGGTTGGAGTCGTGGCTACTTGGGAGAGGGTGATGGGAGCTGCTCTCAGTGGCTGGCACCCGTTGCAGGAGTACCCTCTGCCCAGAACTGCTGTGCGGGCTGGTGGGAGTGGCAAGCAAACAGCATGCCACGGTCCTATCTCTGCACATGCCGGACGAAAGCCTGCACCAGCTGGATCAGAGGCTCCTGACTCTCGGGACTGGCTTTGGAGACAGAGGTGGCCTTTCCCTGGGGTGAAGGCAGGATGCCAGCAGCAGGGGAGCTGGGGGCTCCCCGGCGGAAGTAGCGTGAGAGGCTGGAAAGCAGTGTGCTCTAGAAGGAAAAGGGCAGTTTGGTGAAGCCAAGCAGCCCCCAGGCCACTGTTCCCAAGCCCCAGGGACTGGCCAGACAGTACCCCATGAAGCTCTTTCCCTGTGCCCCAGCTCTCCATCCAGAGCCCCTCTCTATCCCTCCATACCAGCTCTGAGCTGAGCTCCTGCTTCATCCTCTGTTTGTCCCGGGGGTGCACAGCTGGGTCCCTAAGGTACCGCATTGCCTGGGAGATGAGCAGGTAGAAGCAGTTTTCCATGGTGAACATCAGGAGGGACCTGAGAGAAGGCAAGGTTGCCACTGCTGCAAAGGGCTGCCTGGCAGCTGCAGATGAGCCACTTAGCCCACAGATTAACAGCCCTCAAGTGACCATGCCCAGGGACTGTAAGGTCTTACTTTAATGTTCTGGTCCCTTCTGCCTGTGTGCTGAGCCCCACAGCCTGGGTTAGGGGCTCCTTTTTCTTGTCCAGCTGGAGAAAGAGAAGCAGTTCAAAAATCAGACATGGAAAGCTCCCAGTTACTGAGACTTCCTACTTGGCAGGTCCTATACTATGTAATTTTTTCATCAGTTACCTCAGTGAGTCCTCCCATTAGATCttagtgtactttttttttcctttgcgttactaggatttgaactcagggcctacaccttgagccactccaacagccctttcaagcaatgggtttttttgagatagtcttctgaattatttgccccaggctggcttcaacccgagattctcctgatctttgcctcctgagtagctaggattacagacattaaGAGGTGTCACAGGGTCATAgcgctcaagtggtagggcgcctccctagcaagcacaaagttctgagttcaagccccagtgccattACTAGGGAGGGTGAATAATATGCCCCATTTCACTGGGACGTGGCAGACAGTGGAGAGTTGGGTGGAGGGGCCAACAGAACCTGACTTACCTCTCCAAGCATGTTGAGGGCCACATTCACTGTTGCCAGGAGCGTCCCGAAGGAGGGGGCCACTTCAGAGTCAAAGGTGGGAGTGGTAAAACTCAGAGCAAACAGGAAATTGTATTCAGCAAGATCTAGGGACTGCAAAGCAAAGAAAACTGCTCTGGAACCTAAGACCCAGAGCAGCACAGAGCAGATTGAAGGCTGgctgctgggcctggtggtgcgtGAGGTGGTGGCAAGTACCTGATCCAGCAGGATCTGGCAGACATCTGGGGTGAAGTGGCGCAGGGCTGCCAGGGTTCTGCTGAGGATCTTAAGAAGGCCATACTGGACCATGTGCAATGCTCGCTGTTCTGACGCCTCGGTATTAGCAGTGGGCTGCTTCGAGGAGCAGCTGGAGAGGGCAGCAGGAACTGCAGTGGTGAGTGGCCGCTGAACGCGGGGGGTGACAGCTGAGGGGAGGCCATCCCCATTTTTGTTCTGAGGAAAGTCAAGAAATGAAGGAGAAGCCCAAGGAGGCAAGGGAAGACATGCCAGGCTGTGGTGGGGTCAGGGACTGGTTACCTGCAGGTAGTGCTGCAGCATCTTGCGGCTGTGCAGGAGTGAGGTGCAGGCCTGGCACAGGTAACCCAGGTTCACCTGGGACACGGGAAGGTTTTGGTGACAGTCCCCACCACCCACCTAGGCCAAACAAACAGGCCTGTCCATCCCAGTGCACCACTCTTCTCACCTATGGACACTAATCTAATGTCCGGTCATCCACCAAATGTGCTGGGCTGCAGGCTCTGTGCTAGCAAGGGCCCAGACCTGGACTGTTACCCTGGGACTAGCTACATGCCTGCACATTACAAGGTCTCAGTAACTAAAGAACATGGGATTACTATTCATATGTCACAGAAGAGCAGAGGTGAAATGACCTGGCCAAACTGACAAAAGCAGcacctgcctgcctgcctccaGACCCTGTTTTCTCCCTGGTTCTTCCAGCTTAGGTCTGCTCCTGAAGGGTCTGAACCCAGGTCTACCTCATAGAGCCCATTTCCATCCTACTCTGCCATACATCACTGCGGAGGAAAGAATTCAGCAGTCTGAGCCAAACCCTGTAACCCTCAAGCAAGAAGCCCACACTGAACAGCGTGTACTTTCCTAGAGATGCCCCCACAGTCCCCGCAGCCTCCTTGCCCCTGGCATCTCACCAGACCCTCCAGGAAGCTGTGCCCTGAAGCCCCACCTGGACATCACGCATGAGCTGAGGCAAGTGGAAGTGCCATTCCTTCCTGAAGTGAGACAGCTGCAGAATGAGGCCCACAGTGTGATCTGCCTCCTCCAGGCACGCCAGACTTTGCACCGTCCTCACTGCATTGAGGCACTGGGAGGACAGAGGACAGCAGAGGAGGACAGGATAACTCAGGGACCTGATACACCATGCCTGCCTGCCTACCTATGGAGGGTAGAGCCTGGGCCCGGTCACGCTGAAGTGACAGTGCCAACAGTGTCCCGCTACTCAGGACAGGCTTCTGTCTGAGCAAGCCCACGCCCATTCCCCCCAGTCACAGCTCTGGCCCACATGGGTAGGGACCCCACTTCTGAGGGGCCAGCAGACCCTCACCTGCAAGGCCCGCTCTTGGTGGACACCCATGAAATCCAGGGCCTCAGTCAGGAAGTTGTAGCGCAGAGTCTTGAGCAGCCGCTCCATCAGGGACATGGACAGACGGTAGACCCCTGGCCAGGATGGGGCATCCAGGGCCTTCCGAGAGGTGCTGGGTGCCTAAGACAAATGGCAGCCCAGCTTAGGACATGGTGCCAGGAGAACCCGCTGATAGGGCAGCAGGGCCTCCTTGTAGCCCAGCtgctgggaggaaaaaaaaaatcatcttggaGCAGATACAGCCACCACTGGCACCAGCAGGGCCAGAAGGGGTCAAGGGCAATGGACATGGACAGGTACAGAATCCCAGGCTCTAGAATTTTATCTGCCACTAACCAGTTGTGTCAACTTGACACGTCCCTGCTCTGGCCCTCACGTGCTCCCTCCAAAGGGCAGCTGAAATAGACAACGAACATATAAtacaagcaggaaggagggagggagaagtttGGTGGAGACTACTCTTGAGACTAGAAGGCATATACCAAACCAGAGGTAAATGAGGCACCCAGAGGTCTGAGGGGCCAGGAAAAGACAGTTGCTGAGTGGTGGAGGCACAGCCCTAGGGACCTGTTCTTAGCCCAGTTAGGAAACAGTAAGTTCATCCCATCTCCCAAAGTTGGTGTACAGGAAGCAAGGACCAGGTGGTACCTATTTTTCTCGcctttttttggtgctacagatTACGCCCAGGGCCTGGCTCTCTGCTAATCACTCAGGGCCTTTTAGTGGCTGAACTTCTCTTGCTAGCAATTTGGCAAAGGCAGGAAAGACTGATATACTGTACAAGCCAGGACAGGAGAGCAGCATCAGGGTCACACAAAGCAGTGATGGGGGAACCTTTCACAATGGGAACTACAGATGGCCAGGTCAGGCTCCTGGCAAGCTCCTGGTACTCACCTGCCCTGTGCCATTGCTGCTGAGCTGGTACACACTCAGGAGGGGCAAACAAATGCTCTGGGTGATGCCGGCTCCAGCCACTGCCGTGGCTCCCTAAGCAGAAAGACCCAGGATGAGATAAAGCCTGCCCTTGTCCCACCACAACTGGTGGCTTACAGCAACAGTGTCAGGGCAGGTAAAGCTCTCGGGCTAGCCCCTAGCTTCTAGGAGCATCAGAACCACCACACAAGCAGAGAGACAACCCTGCCCTTAGCTGGCCTCCTACCTGCTGAGTGCGAGCCAGAGTGAGGAGCAGGTGCAGTGCAG
Above is a genomic segment from Castor canadensis chromosome 13, mCasCan1.hap1v2, whole genome shotgun sequence containing:
- the Sh3glb2 gene encoding endophilin-B2 isoform X3; this encodes MDFNMKKLASDAGIFFTRAVQFTEEKFGQAEKTELDAHFENLLARADSTKNWTEKILRQTEVLLQPNPSARVEEFLYEKLDRKVPSRVTNGELLAQYMAEAASELGPATPYGKTLIKVSEAEKLLGAAERDFIHTASISFLTPLRNFLEGDWKTIAKERRLLQNRRLDLDACKARLKKAKAAEAKATCEGDVSIPVPRAVLLLVCPSHPQTVPDFQETRPRNYILSASASATLDDTSRPPPRAKLKEKHPGGWRPPCFFLLPLTPSVTQARGCLSLLEDRKLWNDEVDKAEQELRVAQTEFDRQAEVTRLLLEGISSTHVNHLRCLHEFIKSQTIYYAQGYRHMLDLQKQLGSSQGAIFPGTFVGTTEPASPPLSSTSPTTAAATMPVVPTVAGLSPPGEAALCLEEVAPPASGTRKARVLYDYEAADSSELALLADELITVYSLPGMDPDWLIGERGNKKGKVPVTYLELLS
- the Sh3glb2 gene encoding endophilin-B2 isoform X1 — encoded protein: MDFNMKKLASDAGIFFTRAVQFTEEKFGQAEKTELDAHFENLLARADSTKNWTEKILRQTEVLLQPNPSARVEEFLYEKLDRKVPSRVTNGELLAQYMAEAASELGPATPYGKTLIKVSEAEKLLGAAERDFIHTASISFLTPLRNFLEGDWKTIAKERRLLQNRRLDLDACKARLKKAKAAEAKATCEGDVSIPVPRAVLLLVCPSHPQTVPDFQETRPRNYILSASASATLDDTSRPPPRAKLKEKHPGGWRPPCFFLLPLTPSVTQARGCLSLLEDRKLWNDEVDKAEQELRVAQTEFDRQAEVTRLLLEGISSTHVNHLRCLHEFIKSQTIYYAQGYRHMLDLQKQLGSFQRKPGWGGWQGQGDGITSSSLLCFSLCAASSQGAIFPGTFVGTTEPASPPLSSTSPTTAAATMPVVPTVAGLSPPGEAALCLEEVAPPASGTRKARVLYDYEAADSSELALLADELITVYSLPGMDPDWLIGERGNKKGKVPVTYLELLS
- the Sh3glb2 gene encoding endophilin-B2 isoform X10; its protein translation is MDFNMKKLASDAGIFFTRAVQFTEEKFGQAEKTELDAHFENLLARADSTKNWTEKILRQTEVLLQPNPSARVEEFLYEKLDRKVPSRVTNGELLAQYMAEAASELGPATPYGKTLIKVSEAEKLLGAAERDFIHTASISFLTPLRNFLEGDWKTIAKERRLLQNRRLDLDACKARLKKAKAAEAKATTVPDFQETRPRNYILSASASALWNDEVDKAEQELRVAQTEFDRQAEVTRLLLEGISSTHVNHLRCLHEFIKSQTIYYAQGYRHMLDLQKQLGRFPGTFVGTTEPASPPLSSTSPTTAAATMPVVPTVAGLSPPGEAALCLEEVAPPASGTRKARVLYDYEAADSSELALLADELITVYSLPGMDPDWLIGERGNKKGKVPVTYLELLS
- the Sh3glb2 gene encoding endophilin-B2 isoform X2, translated to MDFNMKKLASDAGIFFTRAVQFTEEKFGQAEKTELDAHFENLLARADSTKNWTEKILRQTEVLLQPNPSARVEEFLYEKLDRKVPSRVTNGELLAQYMAEAASELGPATPYGKTLIKVSEAEKLLGAAERDFIHTASISFLTPLRNFLEGDWKTIAKERRLLQNRRLDLDACKARLKKAKAAEAKATTVPDFQETRPRNYILSASASATLDDTSRPPPRAKLKEKHPGGWRPPCFFLLPLTPSVTQARGCLSLLEDRKLWNDEVDKAEQELRVAQTEFDRQAEVTRLLLEGISSTHVNHLRCLHEFIKSQTIYYAQGYRHMLDLQKQLGSFQRKPGWGGWQGQGDGITSSSLLCFSLCAASSQGAIFPGTFVGTTEPASPPLSSTSPTTAAATMPVVPTVAGLSPPGEAALCLEEVAPPASGTRKARVLYDYEAADSSELALLADELITVYSLPGMDPDWLIGERGNKKGKVPVTYLELLS
- the Sh3glb2 gene encoding endophilin-B2 isoform X6; amino-acid sequence: MDFNMKKLASDAGIFFTRAVQFTEEKFGQAEKTELDAHFENLLARADSTKNWTEKILRQTEVLLQPNPSARVEEFLYEKLDRKVPSRVTNGELLAQYMAEAASELGPATPYGKTLIKVSEAEKLLGAAERDFIHTASISFLTPLRNFLEGDWKTIAKERRLLQNRRLDLDACKARLKKAKAAEAKATTVPDFQETRPRNYILSASASALWNDEVDKAEQELRVAQTEFDRQAEVTRLLLEGISSTHVNHLRCLHEFIKSQTIYYAQGYRHMLDLQKQLGSFQRKPGWGGWQGQGDGITSSSLLCFSLCAASSQGAIFPGTFVGTTEPASPPLSSTSPTTAAATMPVVPTVAGLSPPGEAALCLEEVAPPASGTRKARVLYDYEAADSSELALLADELITVYSLPGMDPDWLIGERGNKKGKVPVTYLELLS
- the Sh3glb2 gene encoding endophilin-B2 isoform X9; its protein translation is MDFNMKKLASDAGIFFTRAVQFTEEKFGQAEKTELDAHFENLLARADSTKNWTEKILRQTEVLLQPNPSARVEEFLYEKLDRKVPSRVTNGELLAQYMAEAASELGPATPYGKTLIKVSEAEKLLGAAERDFIHTASISFLTPLRNFLEGDWKTIAKERRLLQNRRLDLDACKARLKKAKAAEAKATTVPDFQETRPRNYILSASASALWNDEVDKAEQELRVAQTEFDRQAEVTRLLLEGISSTHVNHLRCLHEFIKSQTIYYAQGYRHMLDLQKQLGSSQGAIFPGTFVGTTEPASPPLSSTSPTTAAATMPVVPTVAGLSPPGEAALCLEEVAPPASGTRKARVLYDYEAADSSELALLADELITVYSLPGMDPDWLIGERGNKKGKVPVTYLELLS